In a single window of the Raphanus sativus cultivar WK10039 chromosome 9, ASM80110v3, whole genome shotgun sequence genome:
- the LOC108827518 gene encoding uncharacterized protein LOC108827518 isoform X1: MFAPLLYTDRKRDRYKSSLDVLWGLMMFLTNTFLIPYMAIRLNDADQDDKPSKRSQLGEAMTKGASVVGLTGVTVCLISTLWSLYGRADGGFGGIMERWQYLIGYLGSERLAYAFIWDICLYTVFQPWLIGENLQNVKKSKVELVSYLRFVPVLGLLSYLLFLNLDDED; this comes from the exons ATGTTTGCTCCGTTGCTATACACAGACCGAAAGAGAGATCGTTACAAAAGCTCTCTTGACGTCTTATGGGGTCTCATGATGTTCCTCACAAACA CGTTTCTGATCCCGTACATGGCTATACGGCTAAATGACGCTGACCAAGATGATAAACCGAGCAAAAGGTCTCAACTCGGGGAAGCCATGACCAAAGGTGCATCCGTAGTTGGTCTCACGGGTGTTACTGTTTGTCTGATATCGACCTTGTGGTCTCTCTACGGTCGAGCAGATGGAGGTTTCGGTGGAATAATGGAGAGATGGCAGTATCTGATTGGTTATTTGGGATCGGAGAGACTAGCTTACGCGTTTATATGGGATATATGTTTGTACACAGTTTTCCAGCCATGGTTGATTGGAGAGAACCTGCAAAATGTGAAGAAGAGCAAGGTTGAGTTAGTGAGTTATCTTAGGTTCGTTCCTGTTCTTGGTTTGCTTTCATATCTTCTGTTTCTCAATCTTGACGATGAAGATTAA
- the LOC108827518 gene encoding uncharacterized protein LOC108827518 isoform X2, with the protein MMFLTNTFLIPYMAIRLNDADQDDKPSKRSQLGEAMTKGASVVGLTGVTVCLISTLWSLYGRADGGFGGIMERWQYLIGYLGSERLAYAFIWDICLYTVFQPWLIGENLQNVKKSKVELVSYLRFVPVLGLLSYLLFLNLDDED; encoded by the exons ATGATGTTCCTCACAAACA CGTTTCTGATCCCGTACATGGCTATACGGCTAAATGACGCTGACCAAGATGATAAACCGAGCAAAAGGTCTCAACTCGGGGAAGCCATGACCAAAGGTGCATCCGTAGTTGGTCTCACGGGTGTTACTGTTTGTCTGATATCGACCTTGTGGTCTCTCTACGGTCGAGCAGATGGAGGTTTCGGTGGAATAATGGAGAGATGGCAGTATCTGATTGGTTATTTGGGATCGGAGAGACTAGCTTACGCGTTTATATGGGATATATGTTTGTACACAGTTTTCCAGCCATGGTTGATTGGAGAGAACCTGCAAAATGTGAAGAAGAGCAAGGTTGAGTTAGTGAGTTATCTTAGGTTCGTTCCTGTTCTTGGTTTGCTTTCATATCTTCTGTTTCTCAATCTTGACGATGAAGATTAA